The following are encoded together in the Lathyrus oleraceus cultivar Zhongwan6 chromosome 3, CAAS_Psat_ZW6_1.0, whole genome shotgun sequence genome:
- the LOC127131053 gene encoding uncharacterized protein LOC127131053, which produces MNPPGFHGGLNPVEAYGGTPNMERVFPACVGVQRQCSVTENNLRRVQEEFDQYGVGQMNQGGLSHQFRPRPRPFKRRQMQPTKPNHPSKCQVCRKSHSERCARSGIRCFTCQREGHMSRECPQNKVQMQGKSTNQVYMLGAKEAKSNNAFIAGTCLVNNHPCFVLFDCGATHSFVSIQCLKRVGLQAIPLSPSMVVTTSMDDGMDWLSANSVFIGCEEKLIIIPSSGATPKDVLTTILEGTVGMVNFLFENENSVLLVLTKEFRDNLSVTQIPIVCEFLEVFPEDVTSLPPEREVESSIDLIPRTTPISVSPYRRAPLKLRELKNQLEELLTKHFI; this is translated from the exons ATGAATCCTCCTGGGTTTCATGGTGGATTAAATCCCGTGGAGGCTTATGGGGGGACACCCAACATGGAAAGAGTGTTCCCAGCCTGTGTAGGGGTGCAAAGACAATGTAGTGTGACTGAGAATAATTTGAGAAGGGTTCAAGAAGAGTTTGATCAATATGGAGTTGGCCAGATGAACCAGGGAGGACTAAGTCATCAGTTTAGGCCTAGACCTCGACCCTTTAAAAGAAGGCAGATGCAACCTACAAAACCTAACCATCCTTCGAAATGTCAAGTATGTAGGAAGTCTCATTCTGAAAGATGTGCTAGAAGTGGAATTAGGTGTTTTACTTGTCAGAGGGAGGGACACATGTCTAGGGAATGTCCTCAGAATAAGGTCCAGATGCAGGGAAAGAGTACCAATCAGGTTTATATGTTGGGCGCAAAGGAGGCTAAGAGCAACAATGCCTTCATTGCTGGTACGTGTCTCGTCAATAATCATCCTTGTTTTGTATTATTTGATTGTGGGGCGACACACTCTTTTGTATCAATTCAGTGCTTGAAGCGTGTTGGCTTGCAAGCAATTCCATTGTCTCCTTCTATGGTGGTTACTACCTCCATGGATGAT GGGATGGATTGGCTTTCTGCCAATTCGGTGTTTATTGGATGTGAAGAGAAGTTGATTATCATTCCATCTAGTGGAGCTACTCCAAAGGATGTGCTAACCACTATCTTGGAAGGTACGGTTGGCATGGTTAATTTCTTATTTGAGAATGAAAATTCAGTTCTCTTGGTTCTTACCAAGGAATTTAGAGATAATTTGAGTGTTACCCAAATCCCTATTGTTTGTGAATTTCTGGAAGTTTTTCCTGAGGATGTCACCTCTCTTCCTCCTGAAAGGGAAGTGGAATCCTCTATTGATTTGATACCTAGGACGACTCCAATATCCGTTTCTCCGTATCGCAGGGCGCCACTCAAGTTGAGAGAGTTGAAGAATCAATTGGAAGAGTTGTTAACAAAGCATTTCATCTGA